The following coding sequences lie in one Anomaloglossus baeobatrachus isolate aAnoBae1 chromosome 7, aAnoBae1.hap1, whole genome shotgun sequence genomic window:
- the FAM237A gene encoding protein FAM237A, translating into MNTGRTRQAYCSMQLTCSLLFLGIVCLHTTCCNGQVDPLALGRADPQCWETSTVNLLEIQKPRIADSVAGFWDIMIYLKSSDNDNHGKLFWELAQLFWDIYVDCVLSRTHGLGRRQLNEEGKKITNFVSQFISKTFSHNRRSVLPDQKELIQQLIGIQINKRESRLLRSIKRGIKRK; encoded by the exons ATGAACACTGGACGCACGAGGCAAGCATACTGTAGCATGCAGCTAACGTGTTCACTGCTGTTCCTGGGAATAGTTTGCCTTCATACCACCTGTTGTAATGGTCAAGTTGACCCACTTGCCCTGGGTCGTGCAGATCCTCAATGTTGGGAGACATCAACAGTTAACTTACTGGAGATTCAAAAGCCCCGGATAGCTGATTCTGTGGCTGGATTTTGGGACATCATGATATATCTGAAATCATCTGATAATGATAATCATGGTAAGCTATTTTGGGAACTAGCCCAACTTTTCTGGGACATCTATGTGGACTGTGTACTCTCCAGAACGCATGGCCTGGGCAGAAGACAGTTAAATGAAGAAGGGAAGAAAATAACCAATTTTGTTTCGCAGTTCATATCAA AAACATTTTCCCACAATCGAAGGTCTGTTTTACCGGATCAAAAAGAACTCATTCAGCAGTTAATAGGCATCCAAATAAACAAAAGAGAATCCAGACTACTCAGAAGCATCAAAAGAGGGATCAAGAGGAAGTAG